One Tunturibacter gelidoferens genomic region harbors:
- a CDS encoding SRPBCC family protein, with protein sequence MIQIIPSQVTETPASLLAALDRGESLPAHWYTDPAITTREIEKIFRKTWNYIGPAKELANPGDYITGYAGEVPVVVIRNEVELAGFVNVCRHRRHEVMKGRGNAKMMQCGYHAWTYDLTGCLKGAPRSAAERNFRLEDYPLLPLRAETLGPFVFVNLDSQAKSLASYYGDLLNILAGSGIHLESLELYSRDSWTAEANWKTMLENYLECYHCAVAHPGFSAAIDVKQENYNLTTHGWFASQLGQVRQSALEGKTAVEIYDARGEITQAQYHLLWPNVTVNINPGFPNLSIDVWVPDGPNKAKGFSEQYFGPGVSEQFAHDLIAFNKKVGYEDDVLTNSVQHGLLGGMPDRGRFLINSEHLCIHFQKLVVQALSENSGRLEELPAASSHPVSTTISAAPTASAAAESERNSYVELEVAKVERESEIISSFYLRRVDGDPLYRWEPGQFLPIRVTIPGRTEPALRTYSISTCYNPNFYRLSIRRGEGAALVSQFMYANAKTGFRLHALMPRGKFVLDQSSNRAVVLVSGGVGITPMMAIAEHIVEEGRRTGTYRPIHFIHGAQNGRVRAFGKRIQELAVEHRTLSVHVCLSGPSPEDEIGVTYHSKGRVDITLVTALVPPGDYDFYLCGPSEFMNSLYAGLVGTGVRPERIHYESFGPGTVLKPELPRKPSEEHNGSAVHVKFARSGTETAWSREDGTLLELAEEAGLAPAFGCRSGICGTCKTKIVHGAVEYLDEPLADRGEGEILPCCSVPRKAQGENQNGGRPDVVLDL encoded by the coding sequence ATGATCCAGATCATTCCAAGCCAAGTCACCGAGACCCCCGCTAGTTTGCTCGCAGCGCTTGATCGCGGCGAATCGCTTCCCGCCCACTGGTACACGGACCCCGCTATCACGACGCGTGAAATCGAAAAGATTTTTCGGAAGACCTGGAATTACATAGGCCCGGCAAAGGAGCTGGCGAATCCGGGCGACTACATTACCGGCTATGCGGGCGAAGTACCCGTTGTCGTGATCCGCAACGAAGTAGAGTTGGCGGGCTTCGTCAATGTATGCCGCCATCGCAGGCATGAAGTGATGAAGGGCCGCGGAAACGCGAAGATGATGCAATGCGGATATCACGCCTGGACCTACGATCTTACCGGTTGCCTAAAGGGCGCGCCGCGCTCGGCTGCTGAACGCAACTTCCGGCTGGAAGACTATCCACTTCTGCCGCTTCGAGCGGAGACGCTGGGCCCATTCGTCTTTGTCAATCTTGACTCCCAGGCAAAGTCTCTTGCCTCGTACTACGGCGATCTGCTCAACATCCTCGCTGGAAGCGGCATCCACCTGGAAAGTCTCGAGCTATACAGCCGCGACTCCTGGACCGCCGAAGCGAACTGGAAGACGATGCTTGAGAACTATCTCGAGTGTTACCACTGCGCCGTGGCACATCCCGGCTTTAGCGCAGCAATTGATGTAAAGCAGGAAAACTACAACCTCACCACGCATGGCTGGTTCGCGAGTCAGCTGGGGCAGGTGCGTCAGTCGGCGCTCGAAGGCAAGACCGCTGTCGAAATCTATGACGCGCGCGGCGAGATAACGCAGGCTCAATATCACCTGTTGTGGCCTAATGTCACGGTCAACATCAATCCGGGGTTTCCTAACCTCTCCATTGATGTTTGGGTCCCTGACGGACCGAACAAGGCCAAGGGATTCTCGGAACAATATTTTGGGCCCGGTGTGTCGGAGCAGTTCGCTCATGATCTGATCGCCTTCAACAAGAAGGTGGGTTACGAAGACGACGTTCTCACCAATTCCGTGCAGCACGGGCTCTTGGGTGGCATGCCTGATCGGGGCCGGTTCCTGATCAACAGCGAGCACCTCTGCATCCATTTCCAAAAGCTCGTTGTCCAGGCGTTGTCTGAGAACTCAGGGAGGCTCGAAGAATTGCCTGCAGCCAGCTCGCACCCGGTCTCGACAACAATCAGCGCAGCTCCAACCGCTTCCGCCGCCGCGGAAAGCGAGCGCAACTCCTATGTGGAACTAGAGGTTGCCAAAGTTGAAAGAGAGAGCGAAATCATCAGCTCCTTTTATCTCCGCCGCGTAGACGGTGACCCATTATATCGCTGGGAACCAGGTCAGTTCCTGCCTATCCGTGTGACGATCCCCGGCCGCACAGAGCCCGCTTTGCGGACCTATTCAATCTCAACCTGTTACAACCCCAATTTCTACCGGCTGTCGATCAGGCGCGGTGAGGGAGCTGCGCTGGTCTCTCAGTTCATGTACGCCAATGCGAAGACCGGCTTTCGTCTCCACGCCTTGATGCCGCGCGGCAAGTTCGTTCTCGACCAGAGCAGCAATCGAGCTGTTGTGCTTGTCTCAGGCGGGGTTGGCATCACGCCAATGATGGCCATCGCCGAGCACATCGTTGAGGAGGGCCGCCGCACCGGCACCTATCGGCCGATCCACTTTATTCACGGCGCGCAAAATGGCCGAGTCCGCGCATTTGGCAAGCGTATTCAGGAACTCGCAGTCGAGCACCGTACGCTAAGCGTGCACGTCTGCTTAAGTGGTCCCTCACCCGAGGACGAGATCGGCGTTACCTATCACAGCAAGGGCCGCGTCGATATCACCCTTGTGACTGCGCTTGTGCCTCCGGGCGACTACGACTTCTACCTGTGCGGCCCATCTGAGTTTATGAATTCGCTCTACGCAGGACTAGTTGGGACTGGCGTTCGACCTGAGCGAATTCACTACGAGTCCTTCGGTCCAGGAACGGTACTTAAACCGGAGTTGCCGAGAAAGCCTTCGGAAGAGCACAACGGGAGTGCGGTCCACGTGAAATTTGCCCGGTCTGGGACCGAGACGGCATGGTCCCGGGAAGATGGCACTCTGCTCGAGCTTGCGGAAGAGGCTGGGCTTGCTCCCGCTTTCGGCTGCCGTTCGGGAATCTGCGGAACGTGCAAGACAAAGATTGTTCATGGCGCCGTAGAGTATCTCGACGAACCGCTGGCTGACCGGGGCGAAGGGGAGATTCTGCCCTGCTGCTCCGTGCCGCGAAAGGCTCAGGGCGAAAACCAAAATGGCGGACGTCCGGACGTCGTTCTCGACCTATAG
- a CDS encoding MFS transporter, which produces MASRVLPARSQTGRANAKASERNSLLVMDVVTQIIQDRASDALGSHSRAMVAVIAFALFLDYFLYGLLFPLVAHSPAGLKGEGHLALLYGVYAISVLLVTPVFGYLGDRIGGRSTMLCGTALAVCAVSLLGAAPSLSLLLLGKFCQGAASAALWTSGLALIATNYVEKRVVMLGYAFTGGTFGSVIGPIAGGLLHRAGGYRLPFLITGVAFVIAAALIALLVPAGGKQRNEPVDLRALMLNKSLKVPAVAIALAAFSVGIIEPLLPVRLARYGATSMAIGIIFTVSTSVYGLSAPLVGRVSERIPIQRVIVLGTIAMAATLPFLALFKGVILVGVTLSLINIAFAFMLNPASAELGNVVDRSGMSCYSAVYAVYNVFYSIGMLATATLASAAARLLNFWGVLLCVSAILLLSVPFLIKTGPQRTMIAAASDGIAAKGAGAHGEVHS; this is translated from the coding sequence GTGGCTAGTCGTGTTTTGCCTGCGCGATCTCAAACAGGTCGGGCTAACGCAAAAGCTTCTGAGCGTAATTCTCTTCTAGTGATGGACGTCGTGACTCAAATAATTCAAGACCGTGCAAGTGACGCACTGGGCAGTCATTCCCGAGCTATGGTCGCCGTCATCGCATTTGCTCTGTTTCTCGACTATTTCCTTTACGGCCTCCTTTTCCCTTTGGTAGCTCATTCTCCCGCCGGGTTGAAAGGTGAAGGACATCTTGCGTTGCTCTACGGCGTATATGCAATCAGTGTCCTGCTGGTGACTCCAGTCTTCGGGTACTTGGGTGATCGCATCGGCGGCCGATCAACCATGTTGTGTGGTACGGCGTTGGCGGTCTGTGCAGTATCGCTGTTGGGCGCGGCGCCGAGCCTCTCGCTGCTGCTACTCGGGAAGTTCTGCCAAGGCGCCGCCTCGGCCGCGCTCTGGACCTCGGGTCTTGCACTCATCGCGACAAACTATGTCGAAAAGCGTGTGGTGATGCTGGGTTATGCATTTACTGGCGGCACATTCGGTTCAGTGATCGGGCCGATTGCCGGCGGACTCCTCCATCGCGCAGGCGGCTATAGGTTGCCCTTTCTCATCACCGGCGTCGCGTTTGTAATCGCGGCAGCCCTGATCGCTCTTCTTGTTCCAGCAGGTGGGAAACAACGGAACGAGCCGGTCGACCTTCGTGCTTTGATGCTCAACAAATCGCTGAAGGTCCCTGCTGTGGCTATCGCTCTAGCCGCGTTTTCTGTGGGAATCATCGAACCGCTCTTGCCTGTACGGTTGGCGCGTTACGGCGCAACATCGATGGCAATCGGCATCATCTTTACGGTCTCGACCTCTGTGTACGGCTTGAGCGCCCCCCTTGTAGGCCGCGTGTCAGAGCGGATTCCTATCCAAAGAGTGATCGTTCTGGGGACGATCGCAATGGCGGCCACGCTTCCTTTCCTGGCGCTCTTCAAGGGTGTCATCCTGGTCGGCGTCACGTTATCTTTGATCAATATCGCGTTTGCCTTCATGCTCAACCCGGCGTCGGCGGAACTCGGCAACGTTGTCGATCGATCTGGAATGTCTTGTTATTCGGCAGTGTACGCGGTGTACAACGTCTTTTATTCCATAGGAATGTTGGCCACCGCAACGCTCGCTTCTGCCGCGGCCCGATTGCTTAACTTCTGGGGTGTTTTACTCTGCGTCAGCGCAATCTTGCTGCTGTCTGTTCCCTTTCTCATCAAGACGGGTCCGCAACGAACGATGATTGCCGCGGCGTCTGACGGAATAGCCGCAAAGGGAGCCGGCGCGCACGGTGAAGTCCATTCTTGA
- the ggt gene encoding gamma-glutamyltransferase has protein sequence MVTSLDPLASEAGMRILQQGGNAFDAAVATAAAVAVVDPRMSSAGGNGFATIYIAKTREVRALNFYGTAPKGATASFYTGKDYSRGVLSAPVPSGLKGWETLHAAYGKLPWAVVLQPAIDLAQNGFVVRKPFSDSISEKRELLSMFPTSAKVFLPNGHVPQPGEIFRQPDLARTLKEIAAKGAAVFYQGSIATQIADFYLKEGGIITREDLRAYQASWVTPISTTYHGYTFYTQPPSSSGIAVLEQLNFLENFPLKSLGQNSPEYLHVVGEAMRLAIADRNRYVGDPNFVKIPVNRLLSKEYAKRRSDLIHLDSTMSVTTAGDVDQPVESHTTHMNTVDADGNMVALTQTLGAEFGSGVVVGNTGVLFSNEMRHLHLDANDPSRLEPGKRSRSNESPIIVLKGGKPFMALGTPGNDGIWQRLVQVILNVVDFNQDIQTAITEPRMVYGGQQETGTEIKPVFNVEDRIPENTIDSLRAKGYVIKSVGDDIGRVNGIVIDLNSGFRSGGADPREDGYVIGW, from the coding sequence ATGGTCACCTCGCTTGACCCGCTTGCATCGGAGGCGGGCATGCGCATCTTGCAGCAGGGCGGCAACGCCTTTGATGCTGCAGTCGCAACTGCAGCCGCAGTTGCTGTGGTTGATCCACGAATGTCTTCGGCTGGAGGCAATGGATTCGCAACGATTTACATTGCAAAGACACGCGAGGTCCGTGCTCTCAACTTTTATGGAACTGCACCAAAAGGAGCCACAGCCTCCTTCTATACGGGAAAAGATTACTCACGTGGAGTACTCTCGGCACCCGTCCCCTCCGGTCTGAAGGGGTGGGAGACGCTTCATGCTGCCTACGGAAAACTGCCCTGGGCGGTCGTACTGCAGCCTGCTATTGATCTCGCACAGAATGGGTTTGTCGTGAGGAAACCCTTTAGCGACAGTATTAGCGAAAAGCGCGAGTTGCTCTCAATGTTTCCGACTTCTGCCAAAGTGTTTTTGCCGAACGGTCACGTCCCCCAGCCAGGCGAAATCTTCAGACAACCTGATCTTGCACGAACACTCAAAGAGATTGCCGCCAAGGGCGCCGCGGTCTTCTATCAGGGATCGATCGCAACTCAAATAGCTGACTTTTACCTAAAGGAAGGCGGCATCATTACACGAGAGGACCTGCGCGCATACCAGGCATCCTGGGTTACGCCGATCTCGACCACTTATCACGGATACACGTTCTATACCCAGCCGCCAAGTAGTAGCGGAATCGCAGTTCTGGAACAGTTGAATTTTCTAGAAAACTTCCCTCTGAAATCGCTTGGCCAAAATTCACCTGAATATCTGCACGTTGTTGGTGAAGCGATGCGACTGGCGATCGCCGATCGCAACCGTTATGTTGGCGACCCCAACTTCGTGAAGATACCGGTGAATCGTCTTCTGTCAAAGGAATACGCCAAACGGCGCAGTGATCTTATTCATCTCGACTCAACCATGTCGGTAACTACCGCTGGCGATGTCGATCAACCTGTCGAATCTCACACAACCCATATGAATACTGTGGATGCGGATGGAAACATGGTTGCCTTGACCCAGACCTTAGGTGCAGAGTTTGGCTCCGGCGTTGTCGTCGGCAACACGGGAGTTTTGTTCAGTAACGAGATGAGGCATCTGCATCTTGACGCGAACGACCCCTCGCGGTTGGAACCAGGTAAAAGGTCCCGCTCTAACGAAAGTCCAATTATTGTATTGAAAGGCGGTAAGCCGTTTATGGCGCTTGGCACCCCAGGTAACGATGGAATCTGGCAACGGCTTGTTCAAGTGATTTTGAACGTGGTTGATTTTAATCAGGACATCCAAACAGCAATTACTGAGCCGCGCATGGTCTATGGGGGCCAACAAGAGACTGGGACAGAGATAAAGCCGGTATTCAATGTCGAGGATAGGATTCCCGAGAACACGATCGATTCCTTGCGCGCAAAGGGTTATGTAATTAAGTCCGTGGGTGATGACATAGGAAGGGTCAATGGAATTGTCATCGATCTCAATTCAGGATTTCGGTCCGGAGGCGCTGACCCACGAGAAGACGGATACGTCATCGGATGGTGA
- a CDS encoding tannase/feruloyl esterase family alpha/beta hydrolase produces MKHARFIYRSFVVLFLLGVSNPAHAFATNCEALSSMTISHIEITSATEVAAGKFTPLTKSEPSEPGTLSESVPAFCRVVGVARPTDDSVINFEVWLPTPSAWNKKFEGVGNGGYIGSISYGAMENAINRGYATASTDTGHIGSDLRFAAGHPEKIVDWGYRAIHVTAETAKLILRAYYGHPPQHSYFNGCSTGGGQALSEVQRFPDDYDGIIAGDAGNDRVHLNAAFIWAFAATHKDGQLLLPESKLPLINKAAIAACDRNDGLEDGIIADPLQCHFDPGVLLCHGGQSESCLTPTEIEAARKLYAGPKNPRTGKRIIAGWAPGSESLTSGDYAGWKNYVLSGAEPARTDFWKYFVFDDPDWDWRTFDYDRDLAYADTKMAAVNASNADLREYKAHGGKILMYHGWVDPVGPPQDAIDYYENVEQTMGGSAMTHDFFRLFLVPGMSHCNGGPGYMLAGGARAGNDPDNVPKAPTPDPDHDVLSALDQWVERGTPPSRIIAVRHMHGSDDRSIPVCAYPFTAQMIKGGNAKDVSGFRCIDQRGKQ; encoded by the coding sequence ATGAAGCACGCTCGATTCATCTATAGAAGCTTTGTCGTACTATTCCTCCTCGGAGTATCAAATCCGGCCCACGCGTTCGCCACGAACTGTGAGGCCCTCTCATCAATGACGATCTCTCATATAGAGATCACCTCAGCTACCGAAGTCGCGGCAGGCAAGTTCACGCCACTCACAAAATCTGAGCCCAGTGAACCTGGCACACTTTCAGAATCCGTTCCCGCATTTTGCAGGGTAGTCGGCGTAGCGCGTCCTACCGATGATTCCGTGATCAACTTCGAAGTCTGGTTGCCGACACCTTCCGCTTGGAACAAAAAATTTGAAGGCGTCGGAAATGGCGGCTACATTGGGAGCATTAGCTATGGCGCGATGGAGAACGCGATAAACCGAGGGTATGCGACTGCCAGCACGGACACTGGACACATCGGAAGCGACCTTAGATTCGCCGCGGGCCATCCTGAAAAGATAGTGGATTGGGGATATCGGGCAATTCATGTGACCGCTGAGACCGCCAAGCTTATTCTCCGCGCGTACTATGGACATCCTCCGCAACATTCGTACTTCAATGGATGCTCCACTGGTGGAGGACAGGCGCTATCCGAAGTTCAACGCTTTCCCGACGACTATGACGGCATCATCGCCGGAGATGCTGGAAATGATCGGGTTCATCTCAATGCAGCGTTTATCTGGGCATTTGCTGCGACACATAAAGACGGTCAACTTCTACTTCCCGAGAGCAAGTTGCCGTTAATAAACAAGGCCGCGATCGCCGCCTGCGATAGGAACGATGGACTGGAAGATGGGATCATCGCGGATCCACTTCAGTGCCACTTCGATCCCGGTGTCCTCTTGTGCCATGGAGGGCAGAGCGAGAGTTGCCTCACTCCAACAGAGATTGAAGCGGCTAGGAAGCTCTATGCGGGACCCAAAAATCCTCGCACTGGCAAGCGGATTATTGCTGGGTGGGCGCCAGGCAGCGAAAGCCTGACGAGCGGTGACTACGCTGGCTGGAAGAACTATGTATTGAGCGGGGCAGAACCGGCGCGAACCGACTTCTGGAAGTACTTCGTCTTTGACGATCCCGACTGGGATTGGCGCACCTTCGATTATGACCGCGACCTCGCATACGCAGATACCAAGATGGCTGCCGTCAATGCAAGCAACGCCGACCTTCGAGAATACAAAGCGCATGGTGGAAAGATTTTGATGTATCACGGTTGGGTGGACCCCGTGGGTCCGCCACAGGACGCCATCGACTACTACGAGAACGTAGAACAAACGATGGGCGGTTCCGCGATGACTCATGACTTCTTCAGACTCTTCTTAGTGCCCGGGATGTCCCACTGCAACGGCGGCCCAGGGTATATGTTGGCTGGAGGAGCACGCGCCGGCAACGATCCTGACAACGTACCAAAGGCGCCTACTCCAGACCCCGACCATGACGTGTTAAGTGCTCTCGATCAGTGGGTTGAGCGAGGAACTCCTCCATCTCGGATCATCGCCGTTCGTCATATGCATGGTTCTGATGACCGCAGCATACCTGTCTGCGCTTATCCGTTTACGGCTCAAATGATCAAAGGTGGCAATGCTAAAGATGTCTCCGGCTTCCGTTGTATCGATCAGAGAGGAAAGCAATGA
- a CDS encoding aldehyde dehydrogenase family protein codes for MTTVQMQVPTQDFHQQASALRPETRMVIDGKLVDAISGQRFETVNPANDETLASVPMGGVEDVDLAVTSARAAFRAGVWSRLEPRARMQVMYRMADLITENALRLGLMDSVNVGKPIADMLNANGDVAAAALTFRFFGEAIDKVEGVVTTTAPNAFHYIVRQPIGVVACIAPWNYPLLIAAWKVAPALAIGNSVILKPAQISPFSATLLGQLFLEAGGPPGVLNIVHGTGGTVGKALALHPDVNKISFTGSTDVGKMMMVYSGQSNLKRVTVETGGKSPQIITANVPDLDVAVEYAVNGIYGNKGEMCSAGSRLLVDASIHDDFVERFKARTRQTVLIGDPLDTATTMGPLASRNQQTSVLSEINLATQEGAKLVLGGQTPEGFDHGAYVEPTLFTGVNNGMRIAREEVFGPVATVLPFETIDEAVAIANDSIYGLSASVWTSDVTTAHKVARDLEAGVVWVNCYDLGDMTQPWGGFKQSGIGRDKCLDTLNAVSESKSVWINLD; via the coding sequence ATGACTACGGTGCAAATGCAGGTCCCCACGCAAGACTTCCACCAACAAGCTTCGGCGCTCAGGCCCGAGACGCGGATGGTTATCGATGGCAAACTGGTCGATGCCATCTCCGGCCAACGATTTGAAACGGTCAACCCGGCGAACGATGAAACGTTAGCATCGGTACCGATGGGGGGCGTCGAGGATGTAGATCTCGCGGTGACCTCGGCGCGTGCGGCATTCAGGGCGGGAGTTTGGTCTCGACTGGAGCCGCGCGCCCGCATGCAGGTGATGTACCGAATGGCCGATCTAATCACGGAAAATGCACTTCGTTTGGGACTCATGGATTCAGTCAATGTCGGCAAGCCTATCGCCGACATGCTCAATGCAAATGGCGACGTCGCTGCCGCAGCCTTGACCTTCCGGTTCTTCGGCGAAGCCATCGACAAGGTCGAAGGAGTAGTAACGACAACGGCCCCGAATGCGTTCCACTATATTGTGCGCCAGCCAATCGGCGTGGTTGCCTGTATTGCACCCTGGAACTATCCGCTGCTGATTGCGGCGTGGAAGGTGGCGCCGGCTCTCGCGATCGGCAACTCCGTCATTCTCAAACCGGCACAGATCTCACCCTTTTCAGCAACCTTACTGGGACAGCTCTTTCTGGAAGCCGGCGGGCCGCCGGGCGTCCTCAACATAGTCCATGGAACAGGCGGTACGGTGGGCAAAGCTCTTGCGCTTCACCCAGACGTCAACAAGATCAGTTTCACGGGTTCGACCGATGTCGGAAAGATGATGATGGTGTATTCGGGTCAATCGAATCTGAAGCGGGTCACCGTGGAGACAGGTGGCAAGTCGCCGCAGATCATCACTGCCAATGTGCCCGATCTCGACGTTGCGGTCGAATATGCGGTCAACGGCATTTACGGCAATAAGGGAGAGATGTGCAGCGCCGGTTCGCGCCTCCTGGTGGATGCCAGTATTCATGATGATTTTGTAGAGAGGTTCAAAGCCAGAACACGCCAGACCGTCCTGATCGGAGATCCACTGGACACCGCGACTACGATGGGGCCGTTGGCTAGCCGAAATCAGCAAACGAGCGTTCTTTCAGAAATAAATCTCGCAACGCAGGAAGGCGCCAAGCTGGTGTTGGGCGGCCAAACGCCGGAGGGATTCGACCACGGAGCCTATGTTGAACCTACTTTGTTCACTGGGGTGAACAACGGGATGCGAATCGCGCGTGAGGAAGTCTTTGGACCGGTGGCCACCGTGCTGCCGTTTGAGACAATCGATGAAGCTGTCGCCATCGCCAATGACAGCATTTATGGATTGTCGGCCAGTGTGTGGACATCGGACGTTACCACCGCGCACAAAGTAGCTCGCGACCTGGAGGCCGGCGTTGTGTGGGTGAACTGTTACGACCTGGGAGATATGACGCAACCTTGGGGCGGCTTCAAGCAGTCAGGCATCGGCCGCGATAAGTGTTTGGATACGCTGAACGCAGTCAGTGAGTCAAAGTCAGTCTGGATCAACCTGGACTAG